In Sphingobacterium sp. lm-10, one DNA window encodes the following:
- a CDS encoding sugar phosphate isomerase/epimerase family protein translates to MQSRRTFLQNMSLVGAGLALSPVHNLFSHPQSKNWFSISLAQWSLHRTIGKGELKNIDFPAFAANEFDIHAVEYVSRFFKDEAKNITYLKDLNARAADHNVANVLIMVDGEGDLGDADASKRTKAVENHYQWIDAAQQLGCHAIRVNAAGKGTPDEVAKRVIDSLRTLALYGQDAGISVVVENHGGISSDGAWLSKVLKTVDHKNCGSLPDFGNFYEYDRYQGVKDLMPFAKGVSAKSNVFDAQGMEANIDYTRMMKIVRDAGYTGYVGIEYEGDKHSEIEGIKLTKTLLERFQMA, encoded by the coding sequence TACACAATCTATTTAGTCATCCACAAAGTAAAAATTGGTTTAGTATCTCTTTGGCACAATGGTCGTTGCATCGTACCATAGGCAAAGGTGAGTTGAAAAATATTGACTTCCCAGCATTTGCCGCCAATGAGTTTGATATCCATGCGGTCGAGTACGTCAGTAGGTTCTTTAAAGACGAGGCTAAGAATATCACTTACTTGAAAGATTTAAATGCGAGAGCCGCAGATCACAATGTCGCGAATGTATTGATCATGGTCGACGGTGAAGGGGATCTGGGTGATGCAGATGCGAGCAAAAGAACGAAAGCCGTGGAAAACCACTACCAATGGATAGATGCCGCGCAACAGCTAGGCTGCCATGCGATCCGCGTGAATGCCGCTGGCAAAGGCACGCCAGATGAAGTGGCAAAGCGCGTGATCGATAGTTTGAGAACGTTGGCTTTATATGGCCAAGATGCTGGTATTAGTGTGGTGGTAGAGAATCACGGCGGTATTTCATCCGACGGCGCTTGGCTTTCAAAAGTGCTTAAAACGGTGGATCACAAGAACTGTGGGTCGCTGCCGGATTTTGGTAATTTTTACGAATACGATCGTTATCAGGGAGTGAAAGACTTAATGCCATTTGCGAAAGGTGTTAGCGCGAAATCCAATGTTTTCGATGCACAAGGTATGGAAGCCAATATCGATTACACACGCATGATGAAGATTGTACGCGACGCAGGATATACTGGCTACGTAGGGATTGAGTACGAGGGGGATAAACACAGCGAGATTGAAGGGATCAAATTAACCAAGACCTTACTAGAGCGTTTTCAAATGGCATAA